The Acidobacteriota bacterium genomic interval GCTTGCCCGCAAGCAAAAGGTCTCTGCCTAGTTTCGTAGGAGTAATCAAAATTGAGCGCGCATCCTCCTTCGCTGGCGTGACCCGGACCAGCCGTTCGCGTTGCATGCCAGCGATCAGACGGCTCATAGTCGGATTTTTCACCTGCTCGGCCGAGGCGAGTTCGGCCAGCGTGAGTGGCCGTCCTGAAAATACGAGCACGGACAGGGCAGAGAGTTTTGCCGGCCCGATACCGCTGGCGAGGTCCTGAATCCGCAGCCGGCGTAGCAGGTGAATGGCCGCCGAATGCAGCCTGTCAGCAAGCTCCCATTCGCGTTTGGCCTGGGCAGTTGACATCTCTTGCATGGGATAGTTAGCATAGCTAACTAAATTTCGATCC includes:
- a CDS encoding MarR family transcriptional regulator is translated as MSTAQAKREWELADRLHSAAIHLLRRLRIQDLASGIGPAKLSALSVLVFSGRPLTLAELASAEQVKNPTMSRLIAGMQRERLVRVTPAKEDARSILITPTKLGRDLLLAGKQRRVESLAKALKQCGDPQLESLERSAEVLDQVIRRIANV